From a region of the Penaeus vannamei isolate JL-2024 chromosome 2, ASM4276789v1, whole genome shotgun sequence genome:
- the LOC138865694 gene encoding uncharacterized protein, whose translation MATLQGAGMKCRKLVSFAVKSLFTNVPIDGAIRAAERALAKMDEGELPLQIDNYIKLISLCVEYGPFEFRGREYEQIQGLAMGSPLSSVFAQLFMETLEADHYRNIVRRKVVWLRYVDDTLALIPTRTNLPDLPHRLSAVHPFIQFTMEEERNEQFPFLDTMIHRRLGGPIFSVYRKPTKKDYFIHYFSAHSKKTKAGVVIGFFLRALRICSPEFLEEIQHVRYTFQHLHYPRSMLTHLRRKAEFMSRSRREDTWNKTQGIIIPHSELAEHLEALVSRTLKITTSSGKKIEDIVREKTSNHNRPLSQVHSIPCGGCDRVYIGETAR comes from the coding sequence ATGGCCACACTGCAAGGTGCCGGCATGAAGTGTAGAAAGCTCGTCAGCTTCGCTGTCAAGTCCCTGTTTACGAACGTACCGATCGACGGGGCCATCAGAGCCGCAGAACGAGCATTGGCAAAAATGGACGAGGGCGAACTACCACTGCAAATAGACAATTACATCAAACTCATCAGTCTCTGCGTGGAGTATGGTCCGTTtgaattcagaggacgcgagtatgagcagatccagggacttgcgatgggttcaccactttcatcagtctttgcccagctgttcatggaaaccctcgaggctgACCACTACCGAAACATTGTGAGAAGAAaagtggtctggctccgctacgtggacgataCCCTCGCTCTaataccaaccaggacgaacctgcctgatctccccCACAGGCTCAGTGCAGTACACCCCTTCATACAGTTCAccatggaagaagaaaggaatgaacagttccctttcctggacaccatgatccacagaagACTAGGTGGCCCGATATtttccgtgtacagaaaacccaccaagaaagattatttcattcattatttttctgcccatagcaaGAAGACTAAAgcaggcgtggtcattggtttcttcctccgagccctcagaatatgcagccctgagttcttggaggaaatACAACACGTACGATacactttccaacacctccactatccccgctccatgctcacccacctccgacgcaaggccgaatTCATGAGCAGATCGAGGAGGGAAGATACATGGAACAAGACTCAGGGaataatcatccctcactcggaattggctgaacacctggaggccctaGTAAGCCGCACTTTAAAGATaactacgtcttcaggcaagaagatcgaaGATATTGTAAGAGAAAAGacgtcaaaccacaacagacccctcagccaagtgcacagcataccctgtggtgggTGTGATAGAGTCTACATAGGTGAGACAGCACGatga